DNA from Granulicella arctica:
TCAAGCGCCGCCTCAGCAGTCAGCCCGTACTTCTCCCGCAGAGACTCCACCTTCCCATGCTCGATAAACGCATCCGGCCAGCCCACCCGCACCACCGGAACATCGATCTCCAGATCGTTCAGAGTCTCCAGCACCGCCGACCCAAACCCACCAGCCAGCACATGATCCTCCAGCGTCACCACCAGACCACACTTGCTCCCAAACGAACCAACACAAGCCCGATCCACCGGCTTCGCAAACCGCGGATTGATCACCGCCGCCGCAACTCCCTCGCGCTCCAGCATAGCCGCCAGCCGCTTTGCCTCCGGCAACATCGCCCCAAGACCAAAGATCGCCACCTCCGCATGCTCAGGCTCCGAAATCACCTCAGCCTTCCCAATCTCCATCTCAACCGGCAGCGCCTTCACGGGAGTTCCCGGCCCCGTTCCACGCGGATACCGAATCGCACTCGGCCCCTCATGCAACATCGCCGTATACATCATGTCCGCCAGCTCATCCTCATCCTTCGGAACCATGTGGATCAGGTTCGGCACGCTCCGCAGATAGCTGATGTCGAACAGCCCATGATGCGTCGGCCCATCGTCCCCGCTCAACCCGCCGCGGTCCATGCAGAACACCACCGGCAGGTTCTGCAAACACACGTCATGCACAATCTGATCGAACGCCCGCTGTAAAAACGTCGAGTAGATCGCGCAGAACGGCTTGTACCCCTTCGTCGCCATCCCCGCCGCAAAGATCACCGCATGCTCTTCAGCGATCCCCACATCGAAGTACCGCTTCGGATGCACCGGCCGGAACAGATCCAGCGCCGTTCCATTCGGCATCGCTGCCGTAATCGCCACCACCTTGTCGTTCATCGTCGCCAGCTTCGTCAGCGACTCCGCAAAGATCTCCGAGTACGTCTTCTGCCCCGCCGGCTTCGTCTCACCCGTCTCAGCGTTATACGGCCCAAGCCCATGGAACTTCTTCTGCATCGTTACCGCAGGCTCAAACCCCTTGCCCTTCTGCGTAATCGCGTGCAACACCACCGGCTTGTTCTGCGTCTTCAAAAACTTGAATGTCTCGATCAGCAGCGGCAGATTATGGCCATCCAAAGGCCCAAAGTAACTCAGCCCGAACTCCTCGAACAGCATGCCCGGACCAATCAACCCCTTCGCCGCCTCTTCCGCCTTGCGAGCCACATGCCGCACCGCCTTGCCACCAAACCGCTCCAGCAAACCAGCCGCCCGATCATGCAGGCTCGACACCGTAGGATTCGTCACAATCTTGTGGAAGTACTCCG
Protein-coding regions in this window:
- the dxs gene encoding 1-deoxy-D-xylulose-5-phosphate synthase; amino-acid sequence: MSNILETIHSPADLKKLSMDELTVLAEEIRQRLIVGVAKTGGHIGPNLGVVELTIAMHYVFDTPTDSFVFDVSHQAYVHKLLTGRESQFHTIRQPGGLNGFMLRTESEHDSYGAGHAGTALSAALGMAVARDMSGGKEHIVALAGDAAFTNGISFEALNNIASQTKRLIVVLNDNAWSIDKNVGAIAEYFHKIVTNPTVSSLHDRAAGLLERFGGKAVRHVARKAEEAAKGLIGPGMLFEEFGLSYFGPLDGHNLPLLIETFKFLKTQNKPVVLHAITQKGKGFEPAVTMQKKFHGLGPYNAETGETKPAGQKTYSEIFAESLTKLATMNDKVVAITAAMPNGTALDLFRPVHPKRYFDVGIAEEHAVIFAAGMATKGYKPFCAIYSTFLQRAFDQIVHDVCLQNLPVVFCMDRGGLSGDDGPTHHGLFDISYLRSVPNLIHMVPKDEDELADMMYTAMLHEGPSAIRYPRGTGPGTPVKALPVEMEIGKAEVISEPEHAEVAIFGLGAMLPEAKRLAAMLEREGVAAAVINPRFAKPVDRACVGSFGSKCGLVVTLEDHVLAGGFGSAVLETLNDLEIDVPVVRVGWPDAFIEHGKVESLREKYGLTAEAALEKARPYLVALGARRMVVR